From the Devosia sp. FJ2-5-3 genome, the window CGGCAGGATGATCCCTTGGGAAAATACCGGGCTGATATGCATGTTGGGCGGGTTTACATATTGAACGCTCATTTTCATGTCCTCCTGGAAGCTCCACTTTGCCGCCCCAATCTGGGCAAAGGTGCGGACAGGGGATGTCAGCATGGCCTCCGGTATTAGGCTACCGCATCGCGCCTTTGCCTCAAACTGGGCTAGCATCTGGCTCATCCGCACTGCCGGGGAAGAAAACCTCATGTCGCAAGATCGCACCAGCAAGTTCGCCCGCGCCGCCGAAAACTTCCTGGGCAAGCATCCTGCCCAGCTGACCGAGCGCGAACGGACCATCATCGAGCAGGCCATCAGCCGACGCACCCTGTCGCGCGACCCGGCCGCCGAATTCAACGAGCGCCTGACCCTGGGGCAAAAACTTGCCGACAATGTTGCCACGTTCGGCGGCTCGTGGGGGTTCATCATCGGGTTTGGAATTGTGCTTGTGGTCTGGGTGCTGTCGAATCTGCTCCTGGCCAGCCGCGCCTTCGATCCCTATCCCTTCATCTTTCTCAATCTGATGCTCTCCATGCTCGCCGCCGTGCAGGCGCCCGTCATCATGATGAGCCAGAACCGGCAGGCGGCCAAGGATCGCGACGTTTCGGCCCATGACTACGAGGTCAACCTCAAGGCCGAGATCGAGATCATGGCCCTGCACGACAAATTCGACCGGCTGCGCGAGGAGGAAATCCGGCAGATCGTGCTCAAGCAACAGGAGCAGATCGAGCGGCTGACGCGCCTGGTGGAGAACCATCTTGGTGCCAAGCCAGCGGGCCCCGAATCGCAGTAAGCATGCTCCATGCAGCCCTATCTGAAGCTTTTGTCCGACATTCTCGAAAACGGTACCGACAAGGCCGATCGCACCGGCACCGGCACGCGCTCGCTGTTCGGCTATCAGATGCGCTTCGACCTTTCGAAGGGCTTTCCGCTTCTCACCACCAAGAAGCTGCACCTCAAATCC encodes:
- a CDS encoding DUF1003 domain-containing protein; translation: MSQDRTSKFARAAENFLGKHPAQLTERERTIIEQAISRRTLSRDPAAEFNERLTLGQKLADNVATFGGSWGFIIGFGIVLVVWVLSNLLLASRAFDPYPFIFLNLMLSMLAAVQAPVIMMSQNRQAAKDRDVSAHDYEVNLKAEIEIMALHDKFDRLREEEIRQIVLKQQEQIERLTRLVENHLGAKPAGPESQ